GACGGCATCCCGATACATTCGCTTCACTCCAGCAGCGATCTCGGCAAAGTTCTTCATCGTACTCCAGCAGGTTCGCATAGCACAAGATCCGGACACTCCATGGCATCGGCAATGTTTTCTGACAGCATTTtgaactgccatccaaccggcACGACGATTATGCACACTGCCGTATCCTTTAGTATCGAGCCGGAAACTAACAGCACTATTTTCCAGTTCCAACTGACGCTCGTCACTGCACTGTTCGGTTTCGTTGGTGCCACGTGAGCAGTTCCTCGCGTAGCTGTAGATCAACGAAGCAGTACTCAACGCTCGAACGAATGCCGTTTCTCGGTCCAGCTTTGCATCGGGACTGCGTTTCAAAACAAAGTGCATCATCGGACAGTTCCAGCGATCCCATCGGAACTGATGCCGGCAACTGGCTAACGCAAGCTCGATGCTGTCCGACAAAAGCTCCGCTGGGCTGGGATGATTCAGCTGCTGTGAATATCAATAACGCCTTTAGATATACTATTTTATGGCACGCATAGTAATTCGAGTAGTTTTGAATTAAACAAAAAGAGTTCCACTAACCATGTCGAAGCAACTAACCGAGGATACCAACACCAGCAGTAA
This genomic window from Malaya genurostris strain Urasoe2022 chromosome 1, Malgen_1.1, whole genome shotgun sequence contains:
- the LOC131432376 gene encoding protein Wnt-8a-like, whose protein sequence is MDTKLLLLVLVSSVSCFDMQLNHPSPAELLSDSIELALASCRHQFRWDRWNCPMMHFVLKRSPDAKLDRETAFVRALSTASLIYSYARNCSRGTNETEQCSDERQLELENSAVSFRLDTKGYGSVHNRRAGWMAVQNAVRKHCRCHGVSGSCAMRTCWSTMKNFAEIAAGVKRMYRDAVRLFVDNSGKLNSRNIRIDQLVYIHPSPNYCQCSAARGANVDIDERKSCRNLCRYCGLKVRKQIKIGEQKCNCRFKWCCHVACDKCVETLEELRCQ